A region of Sporosarcina sp. FSL W7-1349 DNA encodes the following proteins:
- the sufC gene encoding Fe-S cluster assembly ATPase SufC, which translates to MATLEIKDLHVEIEGKEILKGVNLTINTNEIHAIMGPNGTGKSTLAQAIMGHPKYEVTSGSVTLDGEDVLEMEVDERANAGLFLAMQYPSEITGVTNADFLRSAINAKREEGDEISLMKFIRELDSKMELLEMDEDMATRYLNEGFSGGEKKRNEILQLMMLKPKFAILDEIDSGLDIDALKIVSKGINEMRGEGFGCLMITHYQRLLNYITPDHVHVMMQGKVVKSGGAELAQKLEAQGYDWIKEELGIEDETVGQEA; encoded by the coding sequence ATGGCAACTTTAGAAATCAAAGATCTTCATGTCGAAATTGAAGGCAAGGAAATCTTGAAAGGCGTCAACTTGACGATCAATACAAATGAGATCCATGCAATAATGGGTCCGAACGGTACAGGGAAATCCACTTTAGCCCAAGCAATTATGGGACACCCGAAATACGAAGTGACTTCCGGAAGTGTGACACTTGACGGCGAAGACGTATTGGAGATGGAAGTGGACGAGCGTGCAAATGCGGGTCTTTTCCTTGCAATGCAATACCCAAGTGAAATCACGGGAGTAACGAATGCTGATTTCCTTCGTTCTGCTATCAACGCAAAACGCGAAGAAGGCGATGAGATTTCTCTTATGAAATTCATCCGCGAATTGGATAGCAAAATGGAACTGCTTGAAATGGATGAAGATATGGCAACGCGTTACCTGAACGAAGGTTTCTCGGGCGGAGAGAAGAAACGGAACGAAATTCTTCAATTGATGATGTTGAAACCGAAATTCGCCATTCTTGATGAAATTGACTCGGGTTTGGATATCGATGCTTTGAAAATCGTTTCCAAAGGCATCAATGAAATGCGCGGCGAAGGGTTCGGCTGCTTGATGATCACTCACTATCAACGTCTCCTGAACTATATTACTCCGGATCATGTTCACGTCATGATGCAAGGGAAAGTCGTGAAATCCGGCGGTGCCGAATTGGCGCAGAAACTGGAAGCGCAAGGATACGATTGGATCAAAGAAGAACTTGGCATCGAAGACGAGACAGTCGGGCAAGAAGCATAA